In one window of Protaetiibacter larvae DNA:
- a CDS encoding enterochelin esterase domain-containing protein, with the protein MTARATPLDVDGAPFRVETDAIRALAAGAHPDAVAGGWPAVGGVQRRAGRALREVTFLAEDVPEGHDAMVHLNGLTDGHRTDIRPALLRPVPGTRHRALGYLLPDGLELSYRLVVARELPIDAGRTREGWLRVHRLGRPDPRNPDRIPDPLGETSSVLRMPGSRRHAVWDADAPKLSPGRARTAVTAAGLELTVWEPDADAVGLLVLFDGERWRGIGALDAFARWGGSPRRVVFVPAGTNAQRAAVLPHPARVSALLAHDVLPAVGCTDPASVIVAGQSYGGLAAAAVVATRPDLAATAIVQSGSFHFRPDAPPRPPAGQRGELLDALIGVRVPGRFLIQVGSEERDMVTGAEAFRAAAVAGGAEAGLVRYAGGHDYAWWRTGLFDALDAVDPGSTSPQDVPE; encoded by the coding sequence ATGACGGCGCGCGCCACGCCGCTGGATGTCGACGGCGCCCCGTTCCGCGTCGAGACGGACGCCATCCGCGCCCTCGCGGCGGGGGCGCACCCCGACGCCGTCGCGGGCGGCTGGCCGGCCGTCGGCGGCGTCCAGCGGAGGGCGGGACGGGCGCTGCGCGAGGTCACCTTCCTCGCGGAGGACGTGCCGGAGGGGCACGACGCGATGGTGCACCTCAACGGGCTCACCGACGGGCACCGCACCGACATCCGACCCGCCCTGTTGCGGCCGGTCCCCGGAACGCGCCACCGTGCCCTCGGCTACCTGCTGCCGGACGGGCTCGAACTCAGCTATCGCCTGGTGGTGGCGCGCGAGCTGCCGATCGACGCCGGGCGCACCCGCGAGGGGTGGCTGCGGGTGCACCGGCTCGGGCGCCCCGACCCCCGCAATCCCGACCGCATCCCCGACCCGCTCGGCGAGACCTCCTCGGTGCTGCGGATGCCCGGGTCGCGGCGGCACGCCGTGTGGGATGCGGATGCGCCGAAGCTCTCGCCCGGTCGAGCACGCACGGCGGTCACCGCGGCGGGACTCGAGCTCACGGTGTGGGAGCCGGACGCGGATGCCGTCGGGCTGCTCGTGCTCTTCGACGGCGAGCGCTGGCGGGGGATCGGGGCACTCGACGCCTTCGCGCGGTGGGGCGGATCGCCTCGTCGGGTCGTGTTCGTGCCCGCGGGCACGAACGCCCAGCGCGCCGCCGTGCTGCCGCATCCGGCGCGAGTGTCGGCGCTCCTCGCGCACGACGTGCTGCCGGCGGTCGGGTGCACCGACCCCGCGTCGGTGATTGTCGCGGGCCAGAGCTACGGCGGGCTCGCGGCGGCGGCCGTCGTCGCCACCCGCCCGGATCTCGCCGCCACGGCGATCGTGCAGTCGGGCTCCTTCCACTTCCGGCCGGATGCGCCACCGCGCCCGCCCGCGGGGCAGCGCGGCGAACTGCTGGACGCGCTCATCGGGGTGCGGGTCCCGGGGCGGTTCCTCATCCAGGTGGGGTCGGAGGAGCGCGACATGGTGACGGGTGCCGAGGCGTTCCGCGCGGCCGCCGTCGCCGGGGGAGCCGAGGCCGGTCTCGTCCGCTACGCGGGCGGCCACGACTACGCCTGGTGGCGCACCGGACTCTTCGACGCGCTCGATGCGGTCGACCCTGGTAGCACCTCGCCTCAGGACGTGCCAGAATAG
- a CDS encoding ABC transporter ATP-binding protein: MVTPSRLTAHELRLGYERRTVVDGLSLEIPDAGFTVIVGPNACGKSTLLRALARLLRPEAGGVVLDGRDIHGYPVKEVARRLALLPQAIELPDGISVVDLVARGRFPHQSLLRQWSAQDAEAVDAAMRATGVEEFAERGIHELSGGQRQRVLLAMVLAQRTGLLLLDEPTTFLDLSHQLEVLELCRRLQRDEGHTVVAVLHDLNQAARYASHLVVMKDGAIVAEGAPGELVTSELLERVFGIRARIIDDPVTGTPLVVPLAGPEAVVG; the protein is encoded by the coding sequence ATCGTGACCCCATCCCGCCTGACCGCCCACGAGCTCCGGCTCGGCTACGAGCGCCGCACCGTCGTCGACGGGCTGTCGCTCGAGATCCCCGACGCCGGCTTCACGGTGATCGTGGGCCCGAACGCCTGCGGCAAGTCGACGCTGCTGCGCGCCCTCGCCCGACTGCTGCGTCCCGAAGCGGGTGGCGTGGTGCTCGACGGCCGCGACATCCACGGCTACCCCGTGAAGGAGGTCGCGAGGCGACTCGCCCTGCTGCCGCAGGCGATCGAGCTGCCCGACGGCATCAGCGTCGTCGACCTCGTGGCCCGCGGCCGGTTCCCGCACCAGTCGCTGCTGCGGCAGTGGTCCGCCCAGGATGCGGAGGCCGTGGATGCCGCCATGCGCGCCACGGGCGTCGAGGAGTTCGCGGAGCGGGGCATCCACGAGCTCTCGGGCGGGCAGCGGCAGCGCGTGCTGCTCGCGATGGTGCTCGCCCAGCGCACCGGACTGCTCCTGCTCGACGAGCCGACCACCTTCCTCGACCTCTCCCACCAGCTCGAGGTGCTGGAGCTGTGCCGGCGGCTGCAGCGCGACGAGGGCCACACGGTCGTCGCGGTGCTGCACGACCTCAACCAGGCCGCCCGCTACGCCAGCCACCTCGTCGTCATGAAAGACGGTGCGATCGTCGCCGAGGGCGCGCCCGGCGAGCTGGTGACGAGCGAGCTGCTCGAGCGGGTGTTCGGCATCCGCGCGCGGATCATCGACGACCCGGTCACCGGAACCCCGCTCGTCGTGCCGCTCGCCGGCCCCGAGGCGGTCGTCGGATGA
- a CDS encoding FecCD family ABC transporter permease — MSGQDRAAGAARVFRGGGGRVSFRWHPRPARVAVVLAALLVPLAVIAVFTGTYAIAPQDLADLVAGTAPGPVERVVVLIRLPRLVGALAVGAALGLSGAVFQSLSRNPLGSPDVIGFVTGAATGAITAILLLQAPPAGVSLAAVLGGVATALLVALLARRRGARDAGYRLVLVGIGVGALLAAFNDLLLTRGERDDAILAQIWLTGTLNARGWDEVVPVVGAVLVLLPVLVVLQRRLATLELGDDLAQQLGIRVGLLRYGTMTVAVALVGFATATAGPISFVALAAPQLAARLGRGTRPPLVGAALMGAVLLLGADLLSQHLPLQLSAPVGLMTGVLGGGYLLWLLARPARSRL; from the coding sequence GTGAGCGGGCAGGATCGCGCCGCGGGTGCCGCGCGGGTGTTCCGCGGCGGCGGAGGGCGCGTCTCGTTCCGCTGGCATCCCCGACCCGCCCGGGTGGCCGTCGTGCTCGCCGCGCTGCTCGTCCCGCTCGCGGTGATCGCGGTGTTCACCGGCACCTACGCGATCGCGCCCCAGGATCTCGCCGACCTCGTCGCGGGCACCGCTCCCGGCCCCGTCGAGCGCGTCGTGGTGCTCATCCGCCTTCCCCGTCTGGTCGGCGCGCTCGCCGTCGGCGCGGCGCTCGGACTCTCGGGCGCCGTCTTCCAGTCGCTCTCGCGCAACCCGCTCGGCTCGCCCGACGTCATCGGCTTCGTCACGGGGGCGGCCACCGGCGCCATCACCGCGATCCTGCTGCTGCAGGCGCCACCCGCGGGGGTCTCGCTCGCGGCGGTGCTCGGGGGAGTGGCGACCGCGCTGCTCGTCGCGCTGCTCGCCCGGAGGCGGGGTGCACGGGATGCCGGCTACCGCCTCGTGCTGGTCGGCATCGGCGTCGGGGCGCTGCTGGCGGCATTCAACGATCTGCTGCTGACCCGTGGGGAGCGCGATGACGCGATCCTCGCCCAGATCTGGCTCACCGGCACCCTCAACGCGCGCGGCTGGGACGAGGTGGTCCCCGTCGTCGGCGCGGTGCTCGTGCTGCTGCCGGTGCTCGTGGTGCTGCAGCGCCGCCTCGCCACCCTGGAGCTCGGCGACGACCTCGCGCAGCAGCTCGGCATCCGGGTGGGCCTGCTGCGCTACGGCACGATGACCGTCGCGGTGGCGCTCGTCGGCTTCGCCACCGCCACGGCCGGACCGATCTCGTTCGTCGCCCTCGCCGCCCCGCAGCTCGCCGCGCGCCTCGGCCGCGGCACGCGTCCGCCGCTCGTCGGGGCCGCCCTCATGGGCGCCGTGCTGCTGCTCGGCGCCGACCTGCTCAGCCAGCACCTGCCGTTGCAGCTGTCCGCCCCCGTCGGCCTCATGACCGGCGTGCTCGGCGGCGGCTACCTGCTGTGGCTGCTCGCCCGACCCGCGCGCTCACGCCTCTGA
- a CDS encoding FecCD family ABC transporter permease, producing MLAVLLAIESVMVGAQPVPPELIWQALTDADRTSTQQLIVLELRLPRTLLGIAVGVALGAAATTMQALTRNPLAEPGLLGINAGAAAAAATAISLGAHAGPFGHALFAFVGAAAAAIVVGALGGAFRRGTDPVRLVLAGAALSVVLGAYTQVLLINFPEVFDAFRHWVVGSLQGRSWEVVATTAAIVAPAAALALLLTRALNAAALGWDTGRALGVDPRRTAGLGLLVVVVLAGTATAAAGPIGFVGLLAALGVRMLVGPDYRWVMPLAMVWAVVVILGADILARILRSPAELPTSIVTALIGAPVFILIVRRRRLVRL from the coding sequence GTGCTGGCCGTCCTGCTCGCGATCGAGAGCGTCATGGTGGGCGCCCAGCCGGTGCCGCCCGAGCTGATCTGGCAGGCGCTCACCGATGCGGATCGCACGAGCACGCAGCAGCTCATCGTGCTCGAGCTGCGGCTGCCGCGCACCCTGCTCGGGATCGCCGTCGGGGTGGCGCTCGGTGCGGCCGCAACGACCATGCAGGCCCTCACCCGCAATCCGCTCGCCGAACCGGGACTGCTCGGCATCAACGCGGGCGCCGCCGCTGCCGCCGCCACGGCGATCTCGCTCGGCGCGCACGCCGGCCCCTTCGGGCACGCCCTGTTCGCCTTCGTGGGCGCGGCGGCGGCCGCGATCGTCGTCGGCGCGCTCGGCGGGGCGTTCCGCCGCGGCACCGACCCCGTGCGGCTCGTGCTCGCCGGCGCCGCGCTCAGCGTCGTGCTGGGCGCCTACACGCAGGTGCTGCTCATCAACTTCCCCGAGGTGTTCGACGCCTTCCGGCACTGGGTGGTCGGCTCCCTGCAGGGCCGCTCCTGGGAGGTCGTGGCGACGACCGCGGCGATCGTGGCGCCCGCCGCCGCACTCGCCCTGCTGCTCACGCGGGCGCTCAACGCTGCAGCGTTGGGCTGGGACACCGGCCGCGCGCTCGGGGTCGACCCGCGTCGCACCGCCGGGCTCGGCCTGCTCGTCGTGGTCGTCCTGGCCGGCACCGCCACGGCCGCCGCCGGGCCGATCGGCTTCGTCGGCCTGCTCGCCGCGCTCGGCGTGCGCATGCTCGTCGGCCCCGACTACCGCTGGGTGATGCCGCTCGCCATGGTCTGGGCGGTCGTCGTGATCCTCGGGGCCGACATCCTGGCGCGCATCCTGCGCTCGCCCGCCGAGCTGCCCACCTCGATCGTCACGGCGCTCATCGGCGCCCCCGTGTTCATCCTCATCGTGCGTCGGCGCCGGCTGGTGCGACTGTGA